The sequence TTGTGAAGCCATAGGAATAGTAACCCGTGGTGAGGATGACCCTTCAAGAGGGGGTGGGTGATAGGTTTGTTCACGTTCGGGTTTCTCTAGATATCTCTAAACCTCTGTGTAGGGGAAGAGTGATTACTCTGGATGATGGGAAGGACTTGTGGATCCCTTTCAAATACGAACGGCTTCCAAACCTCTGTTACTGGTGTGGCTGCCTAACTCACGATGATCGGAGCTGTGAATTATGGGTCGAAAGCAAGGGAAGCCTAGCTAGTGAAAATCAGCAGTATGGTCCATGGATCAGAGCTCCTCCGTTTGTGCCATCAAAGAGTAAGGGGGTTACAGTACCTGGCTTCTATGAAACGGGAAAGAAAGCAAATCCACCATTAAATCCGGTCCAGGGTAGCAAACAGCCAGTGGTGGCGCTCCGCTCTGACAAACCGTCGCCTGAGATTATTTGGCTCAAAAAGCTAGATAGTTTTTCAAATCCAACTGCCATGATGGAACCGGATTTCCAGCCGACAAATACGACACTCTCAAATTTGTCTCAGGTTGATAAGACAGAAGAAGGAAGCGTGTACGCTACTACAGTTATATTGGAAAAGGAAACTGAATCAAGGAAAAGCTTTGAGGTGACGTTGGAGTCTTTGGACAAGGAAATAGCAATGTATGACTCTGCCCCCCTTTGTAAATCCTGAAATTTTAAAACCCACGGGCCCTCCCAATCCCGGCCCAACAATAGCTACAATTATTCCCATCCCTAAGGGCCCACTGGCCAACATAACCAACTTAAGCCCACTCCCGGATGGTCAAACATCTAAAGCCTCGCCTAAATGGACCCAGATTAAAAGACAAGTGGGCTTAAATAAGGAAGTTGAGGTTCTTAACGCTGCTCTGGGCAAAAGAAATGCTTACCTCCCTCACAGCAACTCGAAGCCCCCAAAACGCAGAATCACTTATGGCTCTGCTCAGAAAGAAAACTCCAACTCAGCGGTGGAGGCTGGTTCCCAGCCCCGCCGAGATCAATGAGTTGCCTATGTTAGAATGTacgggggcttgggaaccacCGTACGATTCGAAAGCTTGCAAAATTGGTGTGAGCACAAGACCCTTCTGTCCTGTTCCTAGCCGAAACTTGGGCAGATGAAGCTTGGCTAGAAAAAATATGTGACGAACTAAATTTTGACGAGAATTGAGTGGTGGACAGAATCACTAGAGCAGGTGGTTTGGCTCTTCTCTAGAAAAACTCAGTAAGGATCAAAGTGGTTGGTTCATCTCTTAATTGTATTGATGTAATAGTTAATGATGGTCAGGCTGATTCTTGGAGATTCACTGGCATTTATGAATTCTCGGAAACAAGGAGGAAGGTGGAAACATGGCAACTTTTACGTGAACTCAATCGAAAGTATAACCTCCCTTGGGTTTGTGCAAGGGACTTTAATGAGATCCTTAGAAACCATGAGAAAGTTGGTCGCCCACCAAGGAGAGAGGCCGAAATGGAAGCTTTCAGGGGTGTTGTGGATGAGAttggttttgttgatcttggGTTCACGGGTAGGAAATTCACTTGGAGAGGTAGAAGGGGTGAGACACTAATATTAGAAAGATTGGACCGTGCTTTTGCGACTTCTTTATGGCTCGAACTTTTTCCAGCATCCCGGGTTCAGCACCTACATGCCAATGCCTCCGATCACAACCCAATTGTCATCAAACCCGAAGGTATTGTTCAATGCAAAAATAAACCATTTCGCTTTGAGTGCATGTGGATGAAAGAGGATAGATGTCGGTCCACGATTGTTGAAGCTTGGGGTTTACCATCTTATGAGAGCAGCATGTCTTTGGCATCCTCAAAAATCAAGCACTGTGGGGAGAAGTTAGTGGAATGGAGTCGGACCTCTTTTGGGAATATTAAAAAGCAGCTAACCGAGGCTTCAAACAAGCTGGTCTTAGCCGAGGAGGCAGCAGCTAGGGGTTCCTCATATGATTAGGTCCGTATTTTGAAGCTGGAAATTAAAGAGCTACTCGACAAGGAGAGCTTGATGTGGATCCAAAGGGCTCGAGCCCTAAACTTGCAATCGGGTGATAGCAACACCCGCTACTTTCACAGCCGAGCCTCTCAAAGATACAAGAGAAATTGGATATCCGGGCTGCGGAATAACCAGAACAATTAGTGCACATCTGAGCAGCAACTTCAAGCGATTGCAACATCCTTCTATCATGACCTCTTCACATCATGCAACCCTGAAGAGAACCACCCAATTTTTTAGGAGATTTAGCCGGTAGTATCGACGGACATGAACAGAAATTTAATCCATAGTTTCACAAAGGATGAGGTGGAAGCTGCTCTCAGAACTATGGAACCTCTCTCGGCCCCTGGTCCGGACGGTATGCCCCCTACTTTCTTCCAAACTTATTGGTTAGTGGTTGGTGACGATGTTACATCTGCTGTGTTAAACTGTCTTAATAACTACTCTATGCCTGCTGATATCAATCATACTTTTATAACCCTCATTCCAAAAGTTAAAAGCCCGGAAAAAAATTCTGAGTACCGATTCATTAGCCTatgtaatgttatttacaaATTGGTGTCCCAAGTGTTAGCTAATAGGCTCCATGGTTTACTCCCTGATATAATTTCTAAGAACCAAAGTGCTTTCCAGGCAGGGAGGATCATAACTGACAACATCTTGATGGCCTATGAAACCCTCCATTATATGAAACACCAATTAGAAACTGCAGGTTTTATGGCAATTAAATTAGACATGAGCAAAGCATACTATAAGGTGGAATGGTCCTTTTTAAAGTTGCTAATGCTTTGAATGGGTTTCCATGAAAAATGGGTGGATTTGTTGATGTACATAACAACGGTTTCCTACTCCCTCTTAATCAATGGTGAGCCAACTGGAAAAATTGTTCCATCAAGGGGAATCCGTCAAGGGGACCTAATCTCACCCTACTTATTCCTTCTTTGTTCCGAAGGTTTACATACTTTGATTGAGAAAGCAGCCCGTGATGGTCATATTAGAGGCATATCATTATGCAAGAATGGACCTAGACTAACTCACCTGGTTTTTGCAGACGATAGTCTTCTCTTCTGCAGGGCTTCCCTTCAGGAATGCGATCACATCCATATCATCCTCTCAGAATATGAGGCAGCCTCAAGCCAAAAGCTTAATAGGGACAAAACAACCCTACTTTTCAGCAAAGCTACCCCGCCTGAAATGCAGGAATCCATTATTAATATGCTTGGTGTTCCTGAGATAAAGCAGTATGAGAAGTACCTAGGTCTCCCTTCTTTTGTAGGGAGGGGAAAAAAGGCGagtttttctttcatcaaaGAGAGGGTGTGGTCCAAGTTGAAGGGCTGGAAGGAAAAGCTCATCTCCCAAGCAGGCAGAGAAGTTCTCATTAAAGTAGTAATCCAAGCACTCCCGTCTTTTGCCTTGAGTTGCTTTAAATTACCTATCTCTCTGGTGGGGTAATGATCCGTAAATTCTGGTGGGGTCAAAGAGGCAGCCGAAGAAAAGTGCATTGAGTGAAGTGGCACACACTGTGCCGGTCTAAGCAAGAAGGTGGTATGGGTTTTAGGGAGCTTCAAAAGTTTAACGATGCTTTATTGGCGAAGCAAGTGTGGAGGCTTGCCTCGAACCAAGATTCCTTATTTTGTCgcttcttcaaaacaaaattttttcctCAAGGCTCTATTTTTGAAGCAAAAAATAATATGGGATCCTATGCTTGGAAAAGCATTCCTAAAGGGAGAGATACCATCCGCAGGGGTATGAAGTGGTGCGTAGGAGATGGGCACTCCATTGACATTTTCAAAGACCACTGGCTGCCTGGTGGGGGCTCGGGTAGAGTTTCATCTCCCTCCCTTGGCCTTGCCCCGGGAATGAAGGTGGCAGACTTAATTAATCATGACCTGCACTGCTGGAATTCAGCCCTTGTTGATGGTATTTTCCTTCCAGCTGAGGCAAAGCTATCCCTTTGAGTTTAGATAATACCCCTGACTGGTTGTACTGGCCAAAG comes from Castanea sativa cultivar Marrone di Chiusa Pesio chromosome 3, ASM4071231v1 and encodes:
- the LOC142628488 gene encoding uncharacterized protein LOC142628488, coding for MNRNLIHSFTKDEVEAALRTMEPLSAPGPDGMPPTFFQTYWLVVGDDVTSAVLNCLNNYSMPADINHTFITLIPKVKSPEKNSEYRFISLCNVIYKLVSQVLANRLHGLLPDIISKNQSAFQAGRIITDNILMAYETLHYMKHQLETAGLHTLIEKAARDGHIRGISLCKNGPRLTHLVFADDSLLFCRASLQECDHIHIILSEYEAASSQKLNRDKTTLLFSKATPPEMQESIINMLGVPEIKQYENDSLPTRVNLVRRKLLQVDTCPNCNLAPESASYALWSCPKLDVVWFPHFAKLIEATSSLSAFAEILHSAFQDPSSIEVFANIVSLIWMSRNRAAFGEACSNLGKIPEQARSLVHEFNHLRPVHAKIPRTA